CCACGGGATGCAACAAGAGTGAGTGAGACTGGACCGCTCTTACTTGTGACTGCAGGAGTAGGCGCTGCACTCTCAGTTGTTGCGGCACTCTGACTTGGCGTCGGTGCTGGTGCTGCACTCTTGCTCGAAGAGACAGTTGGAGCAGGAGCTGGAGAAGAACTTTGATTTGAAGTAACAATCTGCGCAGATGCAATGACGAAGAGAACTGTTACAGAGATTAGAGCTGGAACTTTCCAAGAGATTGTCTTCTTCTCACGGGGTACCTGCATAATGTTATTTTCGACAAGAAGATCTTGCATCGCTCGCTTCTCAGTTGAATGCTGATCGTCGTAGAGATCAAGAAGAATTTGTGGATTCAATCCAATGCGGTTTGCAATATTTCGCAGATG
The genomic region above belongs to Candidatus Planktophila dulcis and contains:
- a CDS encoding helix-turn-helix domain-containing protein, which gives rise to MTLGSTIRDAREAARITLESLSDSTSIRMGLLTEMEDNNFKHCGGDTYARGHLRNIANRIGLNPQILLDLYDDQHSTEKRAMQDLLVENNIMQVPREKKTISWKVPALISVTVLFVIASAQIVTSNQSSSPAPAPTVSSSKSAAPAPTPSQSAATTESAAPTPAVTSKSGPVSLTLVASRGNSYIHIIVDGKTAEKGSLFQGETKSFTGKNVVSIYLSNPAGLDLTLNGKQLPPLGGQNEEVRRTFR